One genomic region from Arthrobacter sp. FB24 encodes:
- a CDS encoding lysophospholipid acyltransferase family protein, whose amino-acid sequence MFYWFMKTFVLGPVLKLLFRPWVKGLDNVPAEGAAILASNHLSFSDSIFMPLMVPRPVVFLAKSEYFTGTGLKGRLTALFFRLTNQLPMDRSGGAASAASLNAGMDVLSHGSLLGIYPEGTRSPDSRLYRGKVGVAKLALEARVPVIPVAMIGTDKVQPIGKRMPNIRRIGMIFGEPLDFSRYYGMEDDRLIQRSVTDEIMYELMRLSGQEYVDEYAAVVKLRLAGKPTDGPTGAGDKGSAGAGPSGSGDTSPGEPRDSGPGEPGNA is encoded by the coding sequence GAAGCTCCTGTTCCGGCCCTGGGTCAAGGGGCTCGACAATGTGCCCGCGGAAGGCGCCGCCATCCTGGCTTCCAACCATTTGTCGTTCTCCGACTCCATCTTTATGCCCCTGATGGTTCCGCGTCCGGTGGTCTTCCTGGCGAAGTCGGAGTATTTCACCGGCACCGGCCTCAAGGGCAGGCTGACCGCACTATTCTTCCGGCTGACAAACCAGCTGCCCATGGACCGTTCCGGGGGAGCGGCTTCGGCGGCGTCGCTCAATGCCGGCATGGACGTCCTGTCGCATGGTTCGCTGCTGGGCATATATCCCGAAGGCACGCGCAGCCCCGATTCGCGGCTGTACCGGGGCAAAGTCGGTGTCGCCAAGCTCGCCCTGGAGGCGAGGGTTCCCGTGATTCCGGTAGCCATGATTGGGACCGACAAGGTCCAGCCCATTGGCAAACGGATGCCGAACATCAGGCGCATCGGCATGATCTTCGGTGAACCGCTGGACTTCAGCCGGTACTACGGCATGGAAGACGACCGCCTGATCCAGCGGTCCGTGACCGACGAAATCATGTACGAGCTCATGCGCCTGTCCGGGCAGGAGTACGTCGACGAATACGCGGCGGTGGTCAAACTGCGGCTGGCGGGGAAACCCACAGACGGCCCCACCGGTGCCGGGGACAAAGGTTCCGCAGGCGCCGGTCCCTCCGGCTCCGGGGACACCAGTCCCGGAGAGCCTAGGGACAGCGGTCCCGGGGAGCCCGGAAACGCGTGA